The following coding sequences are from one Seonamhaeicola sp. ML3 window:
- a CDS encoding nitrate/nitrite transporter, with the protein MSNPNRFSFIRPEKFPFFYGYVVLLFGSIGVLASIPGQTVGVSVFTDPVKDALGLTRNQFSNAYMIGTFLSSFLIGKAGIWFDKFGARYVAFFAAVLLGSALLLCSISVQISHEISNILNVQTWWVPFVVITVLFFLIRFSGQGVITMSSRNMIMLWFDKNRGKVNSINSIGVSLGFSIAPLVFNALIEQEGWQKSWQILAVCLFVFSFLVLQFYRNRPEDFKMVPDGTLSKKQKDITNNTVIKDYTLKDAKKTRAFWIIGLILAFNSFYITGFTFHVVSIFDSFGYEKSQAISIFLPISIIAISVSTLCNILSDYIKHKIYILIMIVSGIIASTGLLFLSNTFGVYMLIGGLGVLGGLFAVVNAVTWPRYYGRKYLGAITGKVMSFLVIASAIAPTIFSYCFTNMGSYRFIAFVNIGFLLVLLLGAFKVKNPQ; encoded by the coding sequence ATGAGTAATCCGAATCGTTTTTCGTTTATAAGACCAGAAAAATTTCCTTTTTTTTACGGTTATGTTGTTCTTCTTTTTGGCAGTATTGGTGTTTTAGCGAGTATTCCTGGACAAACTGTAGGTGTGTCTGTTTTTACCGACCCTGTAAAAGATGCTTTGGGACTTACACGAAATCAGTTCAGCAATGCTTACATGATAGGTACATTTCTAAGTTCGTTCCTTATTGGTAAAGCCGGAATATGGTTCGATAAATTCGGTGCTCGATATGTGGCATTTTTTGCAGCAGTACTATTAGGTAGTGCTCTTTTGCTTTGTTCTATTTCTGTTCAAATTAGTCACGAAATTTCCAATATACTTAATGTGCAAACTTGGTGGGTACCTTTTGTTGTAATAACAGTATTGTTCTTTTTAATACGGTTTAGCGGACAAGGCGTAATTACTATGTCTTCGCGAAATATGATTATGCTTTGGTTCGATAAGAATAGGGGTAAAGTAAATTCTATTAACAGCATAGGGGTGTCTTTGGGCTTTTCTATAGCGCCTTTAGTCTTCAATGCATTAATTGAACAAGAGGGTTGGCAGAAAAGTTGGCAGATTTTAGCTGTGTGCCTATTCGTTTTTAGTTTTCTTGTTTTACAGTTTTATAGAAATAGACCTGAAGATTTTAAAATGGTCCCTGATGGAACCTTGTCAAAAAAGCAAAAGGATATTACAAACAATACGGTTATAAAAGATTATACATTAAAAGATGCTAAAAAGACGAGAGCCTTTTGGATTATAGGGCTTATTCTAGCTTTTAACAGCTTTTATATCACCGGATTTACATTTCATGTCGTATCAATATTCGATAGTTTTGGCTATGAGAAATCTCAAGCCATTTCTATATTTCTACCAATTTCTATCATTGCTATTTCTGTTTCTACCTTATGTAATATTTTAAGCGATTACATAAAGCATAAAATTTATATACTCATAATGATTGTAAGCGGTATAATTGCGTCTACAGGACTTTTGTTTTTGTCAAATACTTTTGGCGTTTACATGTTAATTGGAGGTTTGGGTGTTTTAGGCGGGCTTTTTGCCGTTGTTAATGCGGTGACTTGGCCAAGGTACTATGGCAGGAAATATCTAGGAGCCATAACCGGTAAGGTTATGAGTTTTCTAGTGATAGCAAGTGCCATAGCACCAACTATATTTAGTTACTGCTTTACCAATATGGGGTCCTATAGGTTTATCGCTTTTGTGAACATCGGATTTTTATTAGTACTACTTTTAGGGGCTTTCAAGGTTAAAAACCCACAATAA